Proteins encoded in a region of the Psychromicrobium lacuslunae genome:
- a CDS encoding NADP-dependent oxidoreductase: protein MTESSMLAIVQHRAGDAETLEQQRVPRPKPSGGEILVRVCATALNPVDWKSRERGFLPDGSAPPFTLGWDVSGVVEEVADGVTLFAPGDEVFGMPSFPHAGSAHAEYLVAPARHFASKPTALSHQQAAALPLAVLTAWQALVETAGIQTGQRVLIPAAAGGVGHLAVQIAKAHGAYVIGTASTAKHPLLRELGVDEAIDYRQVDATQTVREVDIVLDTLGGNNGLASLDTLKPGGILVSLLPLEPETQELAAQRGIRAIRLMVTPDRDGLREVAALVEAEKLKPVIDSVFPLSEIKRAYQRGETNRASGKIVVVPGS, encoded by the coding sequence ATGACAGAGAGCAGCATGCTGGCAATAGTTCAGCACCGCGCCGGCGATGCCGAGACCTTGGAACAACAGCGGGTGCCAAGGCCAAAACCGTCGGGAGGCGAAATTTTGGTTCGAGTGTGCGCGACGGCGTTAAATCCGGTGGATTGGAAAAGCCGGGAAAGAGGTTTCCTTCCGGACGGCAGCGCTCCCCCGTTTACCCTGGGTTGGGATGTCTCGGGAGTGGTTGAGGAGGTGGCGGACGGCGTTACGCTTTTCGCACCCGGGGACGAAGTTTTCGGAATGCCCAGCTTCCCGCACGCGGGCAGCGCCCACGCTGAGTACCTAGTCGCTCCGGCGCGCCACTTCGCCAGCAAACCGACTGCTCTCAGCCATCAGCAGGCAGCCGCGCTGCCGCTTGCCGTGCTCACCGCCTGGCAAGCCTTGGTCGAGACCGCCGGGATCCAAACCGGGCAACGAGTATTGATCCCGGCGGCAGCGGGCGGCGTCGGCCATCTGGCAGTGCAAATCGCTAAGGCTCATGGCGCTTATGTGATCGGTACGGCGAGCACGGCGAAGCACCCATTACTCCGCGAACTCGGCGTCGACGAAGCAATCGACTACCGGCAGGTTGATGCTACCCAGACAGTGCGCGAGGTCGATATCGTGTTGGATACCTTGGGCGGCAATAACGGTCTGGCTAGCCTCGACACCCTCAAACCCGGAGGCATTTTGGTCAGCCTATTGCCGCTCGAACCGGAGACTCAGGAGCTCGCTGCACAACGCGGAATCAGGGCAATTCGCCTTATGGTCACACCGGATCGCGACGGCCTGCGGGAAGTTGCGGCATTGGTAGAAGCCGAAAAGCTAAAGCCAGTGATCGACAGCGTTTTTCCGCTCTCCGAGATCAAGCGGGCGTACCAACGCGGGGAGACTAACCGCGCCAGCGGCAAGATCGTCGTCGTTCCCGGCAGCTAG
- a CDS encoding GlxA family transcriptional regulator has product MHRVVVLALPGVMSFELGMAARLFGAAQQDGEPLYQVQTCSPDGEPVSTDADFKVAVDHDARLLATADTVVMPPAHGGAVWATSTELAPEVLAALSQIRPGTRLLGICTGAFFLAAAGLLKDRKATTHWRDTEKLQRNFPDLKVLPDVLYVDDGEVMTSAGAAAGIDLCLHVIRKDHGSQVANQVSRACVIPPWREGGQSQFIERPIPQLQGSSTAATREWALQELSTPLALASLAAHARLSRRTFSRRFRAETGLSVGAWLLQQRLNLARELLETSQLGIDSIADRAGLGSSSSLRKHFKAALGVPPSHYRQTFQR; this is encoded by the coding sequence ATGCATCGAGTGGTTGTTCTTGCTTTGCCCGGCGTGATGTCCTTTGAGCTGGGGATGGCCGCTAGGCTCTTTGGCGCGGCGCAGCAGGACGGCGAGCCGCTGTATCAAGTACAAACTTGCTCGCCCGATGGTGAGCCAGTGTCTACCGATGCCGATTTCAAAGTCGCGGTGGATCATGATGCTCGGTTGCTCGCAACCGCCGACACAGTGGTGATGCCGCCGGCCCACGGCGGGGCGGTTTGGGCGACAAGTACCGAACTGGCCCCCGAGGTTTTGGCAGCTTTAAGCCAAATCCGTCCGGGAACTAGGCTGCTAGGCATTTGCACCGGGGCATTTTTCCTAGCTGCGGCCGGACTATTGAAGGACCGCAAGGCCACCACCCACTGGCGAGACACCGAGAAGTTGCAGCGAAACTTCCCGGACCTGAAGGTGCTTCCCGATGTTTTGTACGTCGATGACGGTGAGGTGATGACCTCCGCTGGGGCGGCCGCTGGTATTGACCTCTGTCTGCATGTGATCCGGAAGGACCATGGCAGCCAAGTAGCTAACCAAGTCTCCCGTGCGTGCGTGATTCCGCCCTGGCGCGAGGGCGGCCAGTCGCAGTTCATCGAGCGCCCGATTCCGCAGTTACAGGGAAGCTCGACGGCGGCGACGCGAGAGTGGGCCTTGCAGGAGCTCTCCACGCCCCTGGCATTGGCTAGCCTCGCGGCGCACGCGAGGCTGAGTCGTCGGACTTTTAGTCGTCGGTTCAGGGCGGAGACCGGGCTTAGCGTGGGGGCTTGGCTTCTGCAGCAACGGCTTAATCTGGCCAGAGAACTGCTGGAAACCAGTCAGCTGGGGATCGATAGCATCGCCGATCGCGCCGGGCTGGGCAGTTCTTCTTCGCTCCGAAAGCACTTCAAAGCCGCGCTCGGGGTGCCACCGTCTCACTATCGGCAAACCTTCCAACGCTAG
- the rpsO gene encoding 30S ribosomal protein S15, with amino-acid sequence MALDAAVKQDIIKEYATAEGDTGSPEVQIAMLSKRISDLTEHLKVHKHDHHTRRGLMALVGRRKRLLAYLHDTDIARYRSLIERLGLRR; translated from the coding sequence GTGGCATTAGACGCCGCTGTAAAGCAAGACATCATCAAGGAATACGCCACCGCCGAGGGTGACACCGGTTCGCCGGAGGTCCAGATCGCGATGCTCTCCAAGCGCATCTCCGATTTGACCGAGCACCTGAAGGTACACAAGCATGACCACCACACCCGTCGTGGCCTGATGGCCTTGGTGGGCCGTCGGAAGCGTCTGCTGGCTTACCTGCATGACACCGACATTGCACGCTACCGTTCGCTCATTGAGCGCCTCGGCCTGCGTCGATAA
- a CDS encoding polyribonucleotide nucleotidyltransferase produces MEGPEIQFAEAVIDNGRFGKRTIRFETGRLAQQAAGAAMVYIDDDTALLSATTAGKQPREGFDFFPLTVDVEERMYAAGRIPGSFFRREGRPSTEAILACRLMDRPLRPAFVKGLRNEVQIVVTVLAINPDELYDVVAINASSMSTQLSGLPFSGPIGGVRVALIADQNGGSQWVAFPRHSELENAVFDMVVAGRVAGDDVAIMMVEAEATDNSWKLIKENGATAPTEEIVAEGLEAAKPFIKVLCEAQADLAARAAKPIVEFPIFLDYEQDAYDAVETAAASKLAEVFQIADKQERDNASDALKDEVVGQLAEQFEGREKELSAAFRSVTKKVVRQRILKDQVRIDGRGLTDIRQLTAEVEVLPRVHGSAIFERGETQIMGVTTLNMLKMEQQIDSLSPEKTKRYMHNYNFPPYSTGETGRVGSPKRREIGHGALAERALVPVLPSREEFPYAIRQVSEALGSNGSTSMGSVCASTLSLLNAGVPLKAPVAGIAMGLVSDEVDGQTRYAALTDILGAEDAFGDMDFKVAGTSEFVTAIQLDTKLDGIPASVLAAALKQAREARLHILGVLNAAIDVPDELSEFAPRVIAVKIPVDKIGEVIGPKGKMINQIQEDTGADISIEDDGTVYIGATDGPSADAARSAINAIANPQVPEIGERYLGTVVKTTTFGAFVSLTPGKDGLLHVTELRKINDGKRVDNVDDVVSVGQKIQVEITKIDDRGKLSLSPVIAEAEGEATEAVAEAAAAEAEAADVQAN; encoded by the coding sequence TTGGAGGGTCCCGAAATCCAATTCGCCGAAGCCGTGATCGATAACGGTCGCTTTGGCAAACGCACTATCCGCTTTGAAACCGGTCGTTTGGCTCAGCAGGCCGCCGGCGCCGCGATGGTTTACATCGACGACGACACTGCGCTGCTCTCCGCCACCACCGCGGGCAAGCAGCCGCGTGAAGGCTTCGACTTCTTCCCGCTCACCGTCGACGTGGAAGAGCGGATGTACGCCGCTGGCCGGATCCCCGGTTCGTTCTTCCGTCGCGAAGGCCGTCCCTCAACCGAGGCCATCCTGGCTTGTCGTCTGATGGACCGCCCGTTGCGCCCCGCCTTCGTGAAGGGCCTGCGCAACGAAGTTCAGATCGTGGTCACCGTGCTCGCGATCAACCCCGATGAGCTGTATGACGTGGTCGCTATCAACGCTTCCTCGATGTCCACTCAGCTTTCCGGTCTGCCGTTCTCCGGCCCGATTGGCGGCGTCCGCGTCGCTCTGATCGCAGATCAGAATGGTGGCAGCCAGTGGGTTGCCTTCCCACGGCACTCCGAACTGGAGAACGCCGTCTTCGATATGGTGGTTGCCGGTCGAGTTGCTGGCGACGATGTCGCGATTATGATGGTCGAGGCAGAGGCGACCGATAACTCCTGGAAACTGATCAAGGAAAACGGTGCCACCGCGCCGACCGAAGAGATCGTTGCCGAGGGCCTGGAAGCGGCTAAGCCGTTCATCAAGGTGCTTTGCGAAGCGCAGGCTGATTTGGCCGCTCGCGCCGCCAAGCCGATCGTCGAATTCCCGATCTTCCTGGATTACGAGCAGGATGCTTACGACGCCGTTGAGACCGCTGCCGCGAGCAAACTCGCCGAGGTCTTCCAGATCGCCGATAAGCAGGAGCGGGACAACGCCTCTGACGCACTCAAGGACGAAGTCGTTGGGCAGCTGGCCGAGCAATTCGAAGGCCGTGAGAAGGAGCTTTCCGCAGCCTTCCGCTCGGTCACCAAGAAGGTGGTGCGCCAGCGCATCCTGAAGGACCAGGTTCGCATCGACGGCCGTGGCCTGACCGATATTCGCCAGCTCACCGCCGAGGTCGAGGTGCTGCCTCGAGTGCACGGTTCGGCAATCTTCGAGCGGGGTGAAACCCAGATCATGGGCGTTACCACGCTGAACATGCTCAAGATGGAACAGCAGATCGACTCGCTCTCCCCGGAGAAGACGAAGCGGTACATGCACAACTACAACTTCCCGCCCTACTCGACCGGTGAAACCGGCCGGGTTGGCTCGCCCAAGCGCCGTGAAATCGGCCACGGTGCTCTCGCTGAGCGTGCCCTGGTGCCGGTGCTGCCCTCGCGTGAAGAGTTCCCCTACGCGATCCGTCAGGTCTCCGAGGCGCTCGGCTCCAACGGTTCGACCTCAATGGGCTCGGTCTGCGCTTCGACGCTGTCGCTGCTCAACGCCGGTGTGCCGCTGAAGGCTCCGGTTGCTGGTATCGCGATGGGCCTGGTGTCCGACGAGGTTGATGGCCAAACCCGTTACGCCGCGCTGACCGACATCCTGGGCGCTGAAGATGCTTTCGGCGATATGGACTTCAAGGTGGCTGGCACCTCCGAGTTCGTTACCGCTATTCAGCTCGACACCAAGCTCGATGGCATCCCGGCCTCCGTCTTGGCTGCCGCGCTCAAGCAGGCTCGCGAAGCCCGCTTGCACATTCTCGGCGTGCTCAACGCTGCGATCGACGTACCGGATGAGCTCTCTGAGTTTGCGCCCCGCGTTATCGCGGTCAAGATCCCGGTTGACAAGATCGGCGAGGTCATCGGGCCCAAGGGCAAGATGATCAACCAGATCCAGGAAGACACCGGCGCGGATATCTCCATCGAGGATGACGGCACGGTGTACATCGGGGCCACCGACGGCCCCTCAGCTGACGCTGCTCGTTCCGCGATCAACGCGATCGCCAACCCGCAGGTTCCCGAGATTGGTGAACGCTACCTGGGCACGGTTGTCAAGACCACCACCTTTGGTGCTTTCGTCTCGCTGACCCCGGGCAAGGACGGCCTGTTGCACGTCACCGAATTGCGCAAGATCAACGATGGCAAGCGGGTTGACAACGTCGACGACGTGGTCTCCGTCGGTCAGAAGATCCAGGTGGAAATCACCAAGATCGACGACCGTGGAAAGCTCTCGCTCTCGCCGGTAATCGCGGAAGCTGAGGGCGAAGCTACAGAAGCCGTTGCCGAGGCCGCTGCGGCCGAGGCAGAGGCTGCCGACGTTCAGGCCAACTAA
- a CDS encoding M16 family metallopeptidase, whose protein sequence is MGSGQIVSGEPGGALVRRSVLPGGVRVLTESMPGQRSATIGFWVGVGSRDEAENQHGSTHFLEHLLFKGTTARSALDIASAFDEVGGESNAATAKESTCYYARVLDSDLAMAIDVIADMVTSAVLDPEELEAEREVILEEIAMDSDDPTDVAHEKFVAAVLGSHPLGRPIGGTPEAIRGVSRESVWQHYRRYYRPDELVITAAGGLDHDQVCAQVLSALEGAGWDLDPEAVPVQRRNTDFAAINGSPGLQVIRRQVEQANIIMGCPSLVATDERRFVMSVLNAILGGGMSSRLFQEIREKRGLVYSTYSFSSAYADAGYFGMYAGCSPQKVPQVLELLAAELDKLAADGVSVEELNKAIGQLSGGIVLALEDTGSRMSRLGRAELVSGEFLDIDQTLAHIHTVTAEQVHELAKELAAAPRTITVVGPFDEDETFGR, encoded by the coding sequence CTGGGGTCGGGGCAGATTGTCTCGGGCGAACCGGGCGGAGCCCTGGTGCGCCGTTCGGTACTACCCGGCGGTGTCCGGGTACTGACCGAGTCAATGCCCGGCCAGCGTAGCGCCACCATTGGTTTTTGGGTTGGTGTTGGTTCTCGGGATGAAGCCGAGAACCAACACGGCTCAACGCATTTCCTTGAGCATTTGCTGTTCAAGGGGACCACCGCTCGTAGTGCCTTAGACATCGCCTCGGCTTTTGACGAGGTCGGTGGTGAGTCAAATGCCGCTACCGCTAAAGAAAGCACCTGCTACTACGCCCGGGTACTGGACAGCGACCTAGCGATGGCGATTGACGTGATCGCCGATATGGTGACTTCGGCGGTGCTCGACCCCGAAGAACTGGAGGCCGAGCGCGAGGTCATCCTGGAAGAAATCGCGATGGACAGCGATGACCCGACCGACGTGGCCCATGAGAAGTTCGTGGCTGCGGTGCTCGGCTCGCACCCCTTGGGACGTCCGATCGGTGGTACTCCGGAGGCAATTCGAGGCGTCTCTCGAGAATCTGTTTGGCAACACTATCGGCGTTACTACCGACCGGATGAACTGGTGATTACCGCCGCCGGCGGACTTGACCACGATCAGGTCTGTGCTCAGGTGCTCAGTGCGCTGGAGGGTGCGGGCTGGGATTTGGATCCCGAAGCGGTACCGGTGCAGCGCCGGAATACCGATTTTGCCGCCATTAACGGTAGCCCTGGTTTGCAGGTGATTCGACGTCAGGTCGAACAGGCGAACATTATTATGGGCTGCCCATCGCTAGTGGCGACCGACGAGCGGCGCTTCGTGATGAGCGTGCTGAACGCGATTCTGGGTGGCGGCATGTCGTCTCGATTGTTCCAGGAAATCCGGGAGAAACGTGGCCTGGTTTACTCAACCTACTCTTTCTCCTCCGCCTATGCTGATGCCGGTTATTTCGGTATGTACGCCGGTTGTTCGCCGCAGAAGGTGCCCCAGGTTCTAGAGCTCTTGGCCGCGGAGCTGGACAAGCTGGCGGCCGACGGCGTCTCGGTCGAGGAACTAAACAAGGCCATCGGGCAGCTTTCCGGTGGGATCGTACTTGCGCTGGAAGATACCGGCTCGCGAATGTCTAGGCTGGGCCGGGCCGAACTGGTCTCCGGTGAATTCCTTGATATTGACCAGACCTTGGCTCATATTCATACGGTCACCGCCGAGCAAGTTCACGAACTAGCAAAGGAACTTGCAGCTGCACCGCGCACCATCACGGTGGTCGGACCCTTCGACGAAGACGAGACCTTCGGTCGCTAA
- a CDS encoding fibronectin type III domain-containing protein: MAAVPGKGQGSNQWGFAGDIETSRGASDSTFSYGVAISPTDGSLWVTDSGKVGWSSLLCQLAGLGAPPCQFGTPSIAHYPANGTVSSDYLGGGNYQATGYTASPGVNAGLGARFAPLAESDQKTFPAAEKAQHGPRGIVVDGTGTAWVVDSEANSPDSGPAQAIKRFAPDFSSLPGAGFTGSWAQTATPGYLNYRAGISVDSSGTVWVDNQVRDALDGFNPDGSVSTRVKLDVPAGTYSATDPGYRNPYGVAIDQTDDSYYLPLINFRDDPGLRNTPFIEKRDKSGKIIATFGQNQLTKGQVVFGSYVDQVTRHVYAWSGADTSSSALFEYTKDGEFIRSYTSSQFPGLTNIRGVATDSRGYLYVTVGQGSASTRVMVLAQTPSPVNSVCAARSVDKSSVSLSWNCDGPSVEGAQYSKAPVLDYVIESREIGGTSWSVIPHPPSTAQNRVISGLDPTKEYEFRVSAWNEAGNGDWASAQAVLAKSNDDLLQTSYHTSGSVDVLANDSFDANLPAVTTSLLDAQGSAVSELTVAGEGKYTLAGSVVTFSPEAGFHGQASPLKYRVSYADNCFSEALIRVQVGDPAMLTLVKKVDGDSGAAEPSAWSLSATAQDGSVVSGISGSSEVTRLPLTPGRYALAETGPTRGYQTAGFICVTGDGDPAAADSAVTLLAGQDTVCTVTNSYTAATVTPSPTASPSTSTSTPSPSTPTSTASSSQPAVPAQTSSQHPSAAESDPEMPETGFTAGWLELGLIAVMIGSIVLFSLKRRTRQH; the protein is encoded by the coding sequence GTGGCTGCTGTCCCGGGTAAAGGACAAGGCTCTAATCAATGGGGCTTTGCTGGCGATATCGAAACCTCACGGGGAGCTTCAGACAGCACCTTTAGCTATGGTGTCGCAATCAGTCCGACCGACGGTTCGCTGTGGGTCACCGACTCCGGAAAGGTGGGTTGGTCTTCCCTGCTCTGCCAATTAGCGGGGCTCGGTGCCCCACCCTGCCAGTTCGGCACCCCGAGCATCGCGCACTATCCGGCCAATGGCACGGTGTCTTCGGACTATCTTGGTGGCGGAAACTATCAGGCCACTGGCTACACCGCGAGTCCGGGTGTTAACGCGGGTCTTGGTGCCCGGTTCGCTCCGCTCGCTGAATCCGATCAGAAAACCTTCCCGGCGGCAGAAAAGGCGCAACATGGCCCCCGTGGCATCGTTGTCGACGGCACCGGCACCGCTTGGGTGGTCGATTCAGAGGCGAACTCTCCGGATAGCGGCCCTGCTCAGGCAATCAAGCGCTTCGCTCCCGACTTCAGCAGTCTTCCAGGCGCCGGTTTCACCGGCAGTTGGGCGCAAACCGCGACTCCCGGTTATCTCAATTATCGGGCCGGAATCTCGGTAGACTCTTCGGGCACGGTGTGGGTGGATAATCAGGTTAGAGATGCGCTTGATGGCTTCAATCCCGACGGTTCGGTCAGCACCCGGGTCAAGCTCGATGTACCAGCTGGAACGTACAGTGCGACCGACCCGGGCTATCGGAATCCCTATGGTGTCGCCATCGATCAGACCGACGATAGTTACTATCTTCCACTGATCAATTTCCGCGATGACCCCGGCTTACGGAACACCCCGTTCATTGAGAAGCGCGATAAGAGCGGAAAAATCATCGCCACTTTTGGTCAAAATCAACTCACCAAGGGACAGGTTGTTTTCGGCAGCTATGTGGATCAGGTGACTCGGCATGTCTACGCCTGGAGTGGTGCCGACACCAGTTCAAGCGCACTTTTTGAATACACCAAAGACGGCGAATTCATCCGTTCGTATACCTCGAGCCAGTTCCCTGGGCTAACTAACATTCGGGGTGTGGCCACCGATAGCAGAGGCTACCTCTATGTCACCGTCGGTCAGGGCAGTGCCTCCACTCGAGTGATGGTGCTGGCGCAAACCCCTTCGCCAGTGAATTCGGTCTGTGCGGCGCGATCAGTCGATAAGAGCAGCGTCTCGCTGAGTTGGAACTGTGATGGCCCGAGCGTAGAAGGTGCCCAATACAGCAAGGCCCCGGTGCTCGATTACGTCATTGAGAGCCGTGAAATCGGAGGTACTAGCTGGAGTGTCATCCCGCACCCGCCATCCACCGCACAAAATCGAGTGATTAGCGGCCTCGACCCGACCAAGGAATATGAATTTAGGGTCTCGGCCTGGAACGAGGCTGGAAACGGCGATTGGGCATCGGCGCAGGCAGTGCTTGCGAAGAGTAATGACGATCTGCTGCAGACCAGTTACCACACTTCCGGCAGCGTTGACGTGCTGGCAAACGATTCCTTCGATGCGAACCTACCCGCTGTAACTACCTCATTGCTCGACGCTCAGGGCAGCGCAGTCTCAGAGCTCACGGTGGCTGGCGAGGGAAAGTACACCCTCGCTGGGAGTGTTGTGACATTCAGCCCTGAAGCGGGTTTCCACGGCCAAGCGAGCCCGCTGAAATACCGGGTAAGTTACGCCGATAACTGCTTCTCCGAGGCGCTTATTAGGGTTCAGGTGGGCGATCCGGCAATGCTCACTCTGGTCAAGAAAGTCGACGGTGACAGTGGCGCGGCCGAGCCAAGCGCCTGGAGCCTCAGTGCAACCGCCCAAGACGGTTCGGTGGTATCAGGCATCAGTGGCAGCTCGGAAGTTACCCGACTGCCGCTGACGCCAGGTCGCTACGCGCTGGCTGAGACAGGTCCAACTCGGGGCTATCAGACAGCTGGTTTCATCTGTGTTACGGGTGATGGTGACCCCGCAGCGGCCGACAGTGCGGTAACCTTATTAGCCGGTCAGGACACCGTCTGTACGGTGACGAATAGCTATACCGCGGCGACCGTGACGCCCAGTCCTACTGCCAGCCCAAGCACTTCAACCTCGACTCCTAGCCCGAGCACGCCGACCTCAACAGCTAGTTCGTCTCAGCCGGCGGTGCCCGCACAGACTTCCAGCCAGCACCCCTCGGCGGCCGAATCGGATCCTGAGATGCCCGAAACGGGTTTCACTGCGGGCTGGTTAGAGTTGGGGCTGATCGCGGTGATGATTGGAAGTATCGTACTGTTCTCGCTCAAGAGGAGAACTCGACAGCACTAA
- a CDS encoding TIGR00645 family protein, with product MPQHPTPIDDNYLNRATPRALGGFIFFSRWLQAPLYLGLIVAQGVYVVLFMKELWHIVTHFAELDETKIMLAVLGLVDVVMIANLLIMVIIGGYETFVSRINLKGHPDQPEWLSHVNANVLKTKLAMSIIGISSIHLLKSFIGAADLYTNEKTSDHAGNILMWQTLIHLAFIVSALALAWIDKMGQKKVIEQQPQTTIAQPSEPAPAGGAGH from the coding sequence ATGCCACAACATCCCACCCCCATCGACGATAACTATCTGAATCGCGCCACACCGCGGGCACTGGGCGGATTCATCTTCTTCAGCCGCTGGCTGCAAGCGCCGCTGTACCTGGGGCTGATCGTCGCCCAAGGCGTGTACGTGGTCTTGTTCATGAAGGAACTGTGGCATATCGTCACGCATTTCGCCGAACTCGATGAAACCAAAATCATGCTGGCCGTCCTCGGCCTGGTCGATGTGGTGATGATTGCCAACTTATTGATCATGGTGATCATTGGCGGCTACGAGACTTTTGTCTCGCGGATCAATTTGAAGGGCCACCCGGATCAACCGGAATGGCTTTCCCACGTCAACGCTAATGTGTTGAAGACCAAATTGGCGATGTCGATCATCGGCATCTCCTCCATCCACCTGCTGAAGTCCTTTATCGGTGCAGCGGATCTCTACACAAATGAGAAGACCTCGGATCATGCCGGGAACATCCTGATGTGGCAGACCCTAATCCACTTGGCCTTTATCGTGTCCGCCTTGGCGCTCGCCTGGATCGACAAAATGGGGCAGAAAAAAGTGATCGAGCAGCAGCCGCAAACCACCATCGCCCAGCCCTCTGAACCCGCTCCGGCCGGCGGAGCCGGACACTGA
- a CDS encoding MoaD/ThiS family protein produces the protein MIVRYFAAARASVGVDQESLDLPSGTTFAQLLIELASRHPESASDSAPRLAELLPRCSFLGNEVVLREHSVQLSGDELIDVLPPFAGG, from the coding sequence GTGATCGTCAGATACTTTGCCGCTGCCCGCGCTTCGGTGGGAGTTGATCAGGAGAGTCTTGATCTGCCGAGTGGGACGACGTTCGCCCAGTTGCTGATCGAATTGGCGAGCAGGCATCCAGAGTCTGCTAGCGACAGTGCGCCACGGCTAGCAGAACTGCTCCCCCGCTGCTCCTTTTTAGGCAATGAGGTGGTGTTGCGGGAGCACAGCGTGCAGCTGTCCGGTGATGAGCTGATCGATGTACTGCCGCCCTTCGCCGGCGGCTGA
- the moaA gene encoding GTP 3',8-cyclase MoaA yields MVTAATPIQLGMPSAASGLLDRFGRRATDLRISLTDKCNLRCSYCMPAEGLSWLQRSQVLTAAEIFRLVRIAVDSLAVRELRLTGGEPLVRADLVEIIAGLRAAHPELPISMTSNAVGLAKKAAALKQAGLSRINISLDSLHPETFAQLTRRPFLDQVLAGIDAALAAGLTPLKVNAVLMRGINDAEAAELLAWCLERSIELRFIEQMPLDADHGWTREGMITAAETRELLSSRFVLAPDPRLRDGAPAERFEVRLPDSAELLGTVGIIASVTEPFCADCRRTRITAEGKVMSCLFSREEVDLLALLRSDADDDAIAARWQQAMWAKPKAHGMDHVGLDSADYVQSERSMSAIGG; encoded by the coding sequence ATGGTCACCGCTGCAACACCGATTCAACTGGGGATGCCCTCGGCTGCCTCCGGTTTGTTGGATCGTTTTGGCCGTCGCGCCACCGATCTACGAATCTCGCTGACTGATAAGTGCAATCTGCGATGCAGCTACTGCATGCCAGCCGAAGGACTCAGCTGGTTACAGCGCTCCCAGGTACTCACCGCCGCGGAGATTTTCCGGCTGGTGCGAATCGCGGTGGATTCCTTGGCGGTGCGGGAGCTCCGGCTCACCGGTGGCGAGCCACTTGTGCGGGCCGATCTGGTGGAAATTATCGCCGGCCTCCGCGCCGCGCATCCTGAGCTACCGATTTCAATGACCAGCAACGCCGTCGGGCTAGCAAAAAAAGCCGCTGCCCTGAAGCAAGCCGGGCTGAGCCGGATCAATATCTCTCTGGACTCTTTGCACCCGGAGACCTTCGCCCAGCTGACTCGTAGGCCGTTCTTGGATCAGGTTCTGGCAGGTATCGATGCAGCGCTGGCGGCTGGGCTCACCCCGCTAAAAGTCAATGCTGTGCTAATGCGCGGCATTAATGATGCCGAAGCAGCAGAGCTTCTGGCCTGGTGCCTGGAGCGCAGCATTGAATTGCGATTCATTGAGCAGATGCCGCTGGACGCCGACCATGGCTGGACTCGCGAGGGCATGATTACCGCCGCAGAAACCCGCGAGTTGCTTTCTTCTCGTTTTGTACTGGCACCCGATCCCCGACTGCGCGACGGTGCACCAGCCGAACGCTTCGAGGTCAGACTCCCCGACTCGGCCGAGCTACTGGGCACCGTTGGCATTATCGCCTCGGTCACTGAGCCCTTCTGCGCTGATTGCCGACGCACCCGAATCACCGCCGAAGGCAAGGTGATGAGTTGTCTGTTCTCCCGCGAGGAGGTCGATTTGCTCGCGCTGCTACGTTCCGACGCCGACGACGATGCCATTGCCGCTCGCTGGCAGCAGGCGATGTGGGCGAAGCCAAAAGCACACGGAATGGATCACGTTGGTCTGGATTCTGCTGACTACGTGCAGTCCGAGCGCAGTATGAGCGCCATCGGTGGTTAG